The Coffea arabica cultivar ET-39 chromosome 1e, Coffea Arabica ET-39 HiFi, whole genome shotgun sequence genome has a window encoding:
- the LOC113716593 gene encoding chloroplast stem-loop binding protein of 41 kDa a, chloroplastic-like has translation MAMATLASSSSIVFTANPSSSTSTSSSAARSLALPPRLTLSSLSSSTTLSSLFSISPTSVAYSTSSRRVLTCIPAFSVVKASAAEKKKVLIVNTDSGGHAVIGFYFAKQLLGSGHEVTVLTVGEESSDKMKKPPFNRFSEIVSANGRTVWGDPADIGKVSEGATFDAVLDNNGKDLDAVRPVADWAKSSGVKQFLFISSAGIYKPTDEPPHVEGDVVKADAGHVGVEKYISEIFESWAVFRPQYMIGSGNNKDCEEWFFDRIVRGRPVPIPGSGMQLTNIAHVRDLSSMLTLAVENAAAANGNIFNCVSDRAVTLDGMARLCAQAAGLSVEIVHYDPKAVGIDAKKAFPFRNMHFYAEPRAAKEILGWKGTTNLPEDLKERFNEYVQIGRDKKEMKFEIDDKILASLKVPVAV, from the exons ATGGCAATGGCAACTCTTGCTTCCTCTTCCTCTATCGTCTTCACCGCTAATCCATCATCATCTACTTCCACTTCTTCTTCTGCAGCTCGTTCCTTGGCCCTTCCGCCACGCCTCACCCTCTCCTCTTTATCTTCGTCAACCACTctctcttcccttttttcaaTTTCTCCAACTTCGGTCGCTTATTCCACCAGTTCAAGGCGGGTTCTAACTTGTATCCCGGCCTTCAGTGTCGTCAAGGCCAGTGCTGCAGAGAAGAAAAAGGTGCTCATTGTCAACACCGACAGCGGCGGACATGCAGTCATTGGCTTCTACTTCGCCAAACAACTTCTGGGTTCCGGCCATGAGGTCACCGTTTTAACTGTGGGTGAAGAGAGCTCTGACAAGATGAAGAAGCCGCCTTTCAACCGATTCTCA GAAATTGTGAGTGCTAATGGGCGGACAGTTTGGGGTGACCCTGCTGATATTGGGAAGGTGTCAGAGGGAGCTACATTTGATGCAGTATTGGATAACAATGGCAAGGACTTGGATGCTGTGAG GCCTGTTGCAGATTGGGCCAAGAGTTCTGGTGTAAAACAGTTTCTGTTTATCAGCAGCGCAGGTATTTACAAGCCTACAGATGAGCCTCCTCATGTGGAAGGG GACGTTGTTAAAGCTGATGCCGGTCATGTTGGAGTGGAGAAATATATTTCAGAAATCTTTGAGAGTTGGGCAGTTTTCCGTCCACAGTACATGATCGGTTCTGGCAACAACAAAGATTGTGAAGAGTGGTTCTTCGACC GGATTGTTCGAGGAAGGCCGGTCCCGATTCCTGGTTCTGGAATGCAGCTGACCAATATTGCTCATGTTCGGGACTTGTCATCAATGCTTACTTTGGCGGTTGAAAATGCAGCTGCTGCGAACGGAAACATCTTCAACTGTGTCAGTGACCGTGCAGTGACCCTGGATGGAATGGCGAGGCTATGTGCGCAAGCTGCGGGCCTGTCTGTGGAGATAGTGCATTATGATCCAAAAGCTGTTGGAATTGATGCCAAGAAAGCTTTTCCCTTCCGCAACATG CATTTCTATGCGGAGCCAAGAGCTGCTAAGGAGATTCTGGGGTGGAAGGGTACAACAAATCTCCCAGAAGACCTGAAGGAGCGGTTTAACGAGTACGTGCAGATTGGCAGAGACAAGAAAGAGATGAAGTTCGAGATAGATGACAAAATTCTAGCTTCACTGAAAGTACCAGTAGCCGTGTAA
- the LOC140015513 gene encoding uncharacterized protein, which yields MPTSLLHSSSPASLNKGSEAFMDKCSPPLFSPSSDKCFWSTLRSRIDVLLESRIPTDDSSSPPPTQMNAGAVEREKRMKEDSMLLLRGFDSVAYSLSQLSDNLENALQGARDLAKPPTLTEILNCTLERAKYEQQLPQKKEDEHGEETEGESNEEGKRGHKRKFDTQGYSDQDQEDVSLKGKMKSSKEMGNLNKAKNLAISMATKAGALARELKSIKSDLCFMQERCTLLEEENRRLRDGYSKGIRPEEDDLVRLQLEALLAEKSRLANENANLARENRCLHQLVEYHQLTTQDLSASYENLIRGMSLDFSSPNSVREADEEEEEEEEGRGVDGTEASIETPRPNILGFSKSLDAYCDEP from the exons ATGCCTACTTCACTACTACATTCGTCCTCCCCCGCTTCCTTGAATAAG GGATCAGAAGCATTCATGGATAAGTGTTCTCCGCCTCTCTTCAGTCCATCCTCTGATAAGTGTTTCTGGAGCACTCTCCGCAGCCGCATCGATGTGCTCCTCGAGAGCAGAATACCCACTGATGATTCATCCTCGCCTCCTCCTACCCAGATG AATGCTGGAGCTGTGGAAAGGGAAAAGAGGATGAAGGAGGATTCCATGCTTCTGCTAAGAGGGTTCGACTCTGTTGCTTACTCGCTGTCTCAGCTCTCCGACAATCTGGAGAATGCCCTTCAG GGAGCAAGAGATCTTGCCAAACCGCCCACATTGACTGAAATATTGAATTGTACGTTGGAGAGGGCAAAATATGAACAGCAATTGCCACAGAAGAAGGAAGATGAACATGGAGAAGAAACTGAAGGAGAGAGCAATGAAGAAGGAAAGAGGGGACATAAGAGAAAGTTTGATACTCAAGGATATTCTGATCAAGATCAAGAGGATGTATCCCTGAAGGGAAAGATGAAGAGCTCAAAAGAAATGGGCAACCTCAACAAAGCCAAAAAT CTTGCAATTTCGATGGCAACAAAAGCTGGTGCCCTTGCAAGAGAACTGAAATCCATAAAATCAGACTTATGCTTCATGCAAGAGCGCTGCACTCTATTAGAGGAAGAAAACAGGAGGCTTCGTGATGGATATTCCAAAGGAATAAGACCAGAAGAAGATGATCTG GTAAGGCTTCAATTGGAAGCACTCCTTGCTGAAAAATCAAGACTGGCAAATGAGAATGCAAACTTGGCCAGGGAAAACCGGTGCCTTCACCAGCTAGTAGAGTACCACCAGCTCACCACGCAGGATCTGTCCGCGTCTTATGAGAACTTGATAAGAGGAATGAGCTTAGACTTTTCATCGCCAAATTCTGTACGAGAagcagatgaagaagaagaagaagaggaagagggcAGAGGAGTTGATGGTACTGAGGCTTCTATAGAGACCCCGAGGCCAAATATTTTGGGATTCTCCAAGTCACTGGATGCATACTGCGATGAACCATGA
- the LOC113716583 gene encoding RAN GTPase-activating protein 1-like has product MDSKTFSMKLWPPSQSTRLMLVERMTKNLSTPSVLSRKYGLLSKEEAEEDAKQIEVVAFASASRHFEKEPDGDGSSAVQLYAKESSKLMLDVIRRGPRTKEDGNFIESDRVRVSHETVFDISGGRRAFIDAKEAEELLKPLRDLHNKFTKICFSNTSFGLDSAHVAEPILSSLRDQLTEIDLSDFIAGRPETEALEVMTIFSSALEGSNLRYLNLSNNALGEKGVRAFAGLLKSQHNLEELYLMNDGISEEAARAVCELIPSTDRLRVLHFHNNMTGDEGAVAISELVKHSPLLEDFRCSSARVGSEGGVALAEALGSCTSLKKLDLRDNMFGVESGIALSKVLRRFSDLTEIYLSYLNLEDEGSLALANALTESVPSLEVLEMAGNDITAEAAPALAACVAAKQFLTKLNLAENELKDEGAILIAKALEEGHGQLNEVDLSTNSIRRAGARCLAQAVVSKPGFKLLNINGNFMSDEGVDEVKEVFENSSCVLGPLDDNDPEGEDYDEEAEEGDDDEGELESKLKGLEIKQEE; this is encoded by the coding sequence ATGGATTCTAAAACTTTCTCTATGAAATTGTGGCCCCCTAGCCAAAGTACCAGGCTAATGCTTGTAGAAAGAATGACTAAGAATCTTAGCACTCCATCAGTTTTGTCCAGAAAGTATGGTCTTTTGAGTAAAGAGGAAGCTGAGGAGGATGCTAAGCAAATTGAAGTCGTTGCATTTGCTTCTGCAAGCCGGCACTTTGAGAAGGAGCCAGATGGAGATGGAAGTTCTGCTGTGCAGCTCTATGCTAAAGAATCCAGCAAGCTTATGCTGGATGTTATCAGAAGAGGACCCAGAACAAAGGAAGATGGAAATTTTATTGAGTCTGACAGAGTTAGAGTATCTCATGAAACAGTATTTGACATATCTGGAGGTCGTCGGGCATTTATTGATGCGAAAGAGGCTGAGGAGTTGTTGAAACCACTTAGGGATCTCCACAACAAATTTACCAAGATCTGTTTCAGCAATACAAGTTTTGGCTTGGACTCAGCACATGTTGCTGAGCCTATATTGTCATCTCTCAGAGACCAACTGACAGAAATAGACCTGTCAGATTTCATTGCTGGAAGGCCGGAGACAGAAGCCCTCGAAGTCATGACCATCTTCTCGTCTGCTCTGGAAGGGAGTAATCTCAGGTACCTCAACCTTTCAAATAACGCTTTGGGCGAAAAAGGTGTTAGGGCATTTGCTGGACTGCTAAAATCGCAGCATAATTTGGAGGAGCTCTATCTGATGAATGATGGTATTTCAGAGGAGGCTGCACGTGCAGTCTGTGAGCTAATTCCTTCAACTGATAGGCTTAGGGTTCTCCATTTTCATAATAACATGACAGGAGATGAGGGTGCCGTTGCTATTTCTGAACTTGTGAAGCATTCGCCTCTGCTGGAGGACTTCCGATGTTCGTCTGCAAGGGTAGGATCTGAAGGAGGGGTTGCCCTTGCAGAGGCTCTTGGATCATGTACCAGTTTAAAGAAGCTTGATTTGCGTGACAATATGTTTGGCGTGGAATCTGGAATTGCTTTAAGCAAGGTTTTGCGAAGATTTTCTGATCTCACTGAAATCTACCTTAGCTACTTAAATTTGGAAGATGAGGGGTCTCTAGCTCTTGCTAATGCTCTAACGGAATCTGTTCCATCATTAGAGGTTCTGGAGATGGCTGGAAATGATATTACTGCTGAAGCTGCTCCTGCTTTGGCTGCCTGTGTTGCTGCAAAGCAGTTTCTTACAAAATTAAACTTGGCTGAGAACGAGTTGAAGGATGAGGGTGCCATCCTTATTGCCAAGGCTTTGGAAGAGGGTCATGGACAGTTAAATGAAGTAGATTTGAGTACAAACTCAATCAGAAGGGCTGGAGCCCGGTGCTTAGCTCAAGCTGTTGTAAGCAAACCTGGATTCAAGTTGCTGAACATTAACGGTAATTTCATGTCTGACGAAGGGGTTGATGAGGTGAAGGAGGTATTTGAGAATTCTTCTTGTGTCCTGGGACCTTTGGATGATAACGATCCTGAAGGAGAAGACTATGATGAAGAGGCTGAAGAAGGTGATGATGATGAGGGTGAATTGGAATCTAAGCTCAAGGGCCTCGAAATTAAGCAGGAGGAGTAA